From the genome of Epinephelus moara isolate mb chromosome 10, YSFRI_EMoa_1.0, whole genome shotgun sequence, one region includes:
- the LOC126396681 gene encoding protein SPO16 homolog, protein METHKETTPQWKTTVIVSTSLQSHGTGRMLSAQQHRIRFSDSVESGAFIFPLSGTAFLLVDPQDLLENFEEPGLIERIKTFVQVHRNSFLLLYAPFNGKKELEILSVIQHRFFGSNLRILPVRNNAEIVKGMLTIAKATSKPHVDSIRDRMSLARAHIIESSPVWEMLRDIL, encoded by the exons atggaaacacacaaagaaacgaCTCCTCAGTGGAAAACAACGGTTATAGTCAGCACCTCTCTCCAG AGCCATGGCACGGGCAGGATGCTAAGCGCGCAGCAGCACCGAATCAGGTTCTCAGACAGTGTTGAGTCCggagccttcattttccctcTGTCAG GTACGGCATTTCTGTTGGTTGACCCTCAAGACCTCCTGGAGAATTTTGAGGAACCTGGACTCATTGAGAGGATCAAAACTTTTGTGCAAGTACACCGGAACAGCTTTCTACTTCTGTACGCCCCCTTTAATGGGAAAAAGGAGTTGGAAATCTTGTCAGTGATTCAGCACAG attCTTTGGCAGCAATCTCAGGATCCTGCCTGTGCGAAACAATGCTGAGATTGTCAAAGGAATGTTGACAATCGCCAAG GCCACCAGTAAGCCCCACGTGGACAGTATCCGTGACCGGATGTCTCTGGCTCGGGCTCACATCATTGAAAGCAGTCCTGTGTGGGAGATGCTAAGAGACATTCTTTAA